One part of the Treponema peruense genome encodes these proteins:
- a CDS encoding class I SAM-dependent methyltransferase — MIEQNANTEEKNRYQSELFANRLAKNLKQLRKWARRSRVTCYRLYDRDIPEIPLACDIYTFLPAEITDKMEAARFLMEQNTAISANGPEARQIIFEETQRTYAHIYLYERPYEKDDAEEDEWLKTMAAAAAKTLGLEHDHVITKTRRHQSDNGKRDQYDKIDSQIHISGTIQEQGQLFKVNLTDYIDTGIFFDHRPLRDTVRSECAGKTVLNLFCYTGSFSVYAAEGRAKRVESVDMSKTYTEWAKSNLKLNGFTDEEKYPVCRQDAVGFLNQKNAEVPNKEGTNRYDIIILDPPTFSNSKRTDTTLDINRDWISLVAKCLGILNPDGTLYFSTNSRRLKFDSTLLPSQDGTELYEATDITSKTVPEDYRNSRIHRAWKIKAKVTHE; from the coding sequence ATGATTGAACAAAACGCAAATACAGAAGAAAAAAACAGATACCAGTCAGAACTTTTCGCAAACAGACTGGCCAAAAACCTCAAGCAGTTAAGAAAATGGGCACGCAGGTCAAGAGTAACATGCTACAGGCTTTACGACCGTGACATACCAGAAATTCCACTTGCATGCGACATATACACTTTTCTTCCGGCAGAAATTACAGACAAAATGGAAGCCGCGCGTTTTTTAATGGAACAGAATACGGCAATAAGCGCAAACGGACCTGAAGCAAGACAGATTATCTTTGAAGAAACACAGCGCACTTACGCCCACATTTATCTTTACGAACGCCCGTACGAAAAAGACGATGCAGAAGAAGACGAATGGCTCAAAACAATGGCAGCAGCAGCAGCAAAAACGCTGGGACTGGAACACGATCATGTCATTACAAAAACACGCAGGCACCAGAGCGACAACGGCAAAAGAGACCAGTACGACAAAATTGACTCGCAGATTCACATAAGCGGAACAATACAGGAACAGGGGCAGCTCTTTAAGGTAAACCTCACCGACTACATAGATACGGGAATTTTCTTTGACCACAGGCCGCTCAGAGACACAGTAAGGTCAGAATGTGCCGGCAAAACAGTACTCAATCTTTTCTGCTACACAGGCAGTTTTTCTGTATATGCCGCAGAAGGAAGGGCAAAACGTGTCGAAAGCGTAGACATGAGCAAAACCTACACTGAATGGGCAAAATCAAATCTTAAACTGAACGGATTCACTGACGAAGAAAAATACCCTGTATGCAGACAGGATGCAGTCGGATTTTTGAACCAGAAAAATGCAGAAGTTCCCAACAAAGAAGGAACAAACCGCTACGACATAATAATCCTTGATCCGCCTACATTCAGCAATTCCAAAAGAACAGACACAACCCTTGACATAAACAGGGACTGGATCTCGCTTGTAGCAAAATGTCTTGGAATACTCAATCCCGACGGAACCCTGTACTTTTCGACAAACAGCCGGCGCCTTAAATTCGACAGCACACTTCTTCCCTCACAGGACGGAACAGAACTGTACGAAGCAACAGACATAACTTCAAAAACTGTTCCCGAAGACTACAGAAACAGCCGCATTCACCGCGCCTGGAAAATCAAGGCAAAAGTTACACATGAATAA